A section of the Hydrogenobacter sp. genome encodes:
- the leuD gene encoding 3-isopropylmalate dehydratase small subunit, with the protein MVIRGKVWKFGDNVDTDQIIPARYLNTSDPNELAQHVMEDSEHPNFAKEHAKGDIIVAGKNFGSGSSREHAPIAIKYAGVPVVIAKSFARIFFRNAINIGLPIVEAPQAVDEINHGDEVEVDLEKGTLKNLTTGKEYEATKFPHELQAILKAGGLMEYAKQKLKGNA; encoded by the coding sequence ATGGTAATAAGAGGAAAGGTTTGGAAGTTTGGAGATAACGTGGATACTGATCAGATAATACCCGCAAGGTATTTAAATACTTCTGACCCTAACGAACTTGCTCAACACGTGATGGAAGATTCAGAACACCCAAATTTTGCCAAAGAACACGCAAAAGGTGACATAATCGTTGCTGGGAAAAATTTCGGTTCAGGATCTTCAAGGGAACACGCTCCCATAGCTATAAAGTATGCTGGTGTACCAGTGGTTATAGCCAAGTCCTTTGCAAGGATATTTTTCAGAAACGCCATAAACATAGGGCTTCCCATAGTGGAAGCGCCTCAAGCTGTGGATGAAATAAATCACGGTGATGAGGTAGAAGTTGACCTTGAGAAGGGTACACTCAAGAATCTTACCACGGGAAAAGAGTATGAAGCTACCAAATTTCCACATGAACTCCAAGCTATACTCAAAGCTGGTGGACTTATGGAGTATGCAAAACAAAAGCTCAAGGGTAATGCTTAA
- the pyrE gene encoding orotate phosphoribosyltransferase → MLKDRLKSLILIRSLKIADEPIFKLSSGKQSRYYVDLKQITLDPEGAYLVGKLMYEAIKPLSPDGAGGMTLGADPIAYSVAFVSYMDGNPIKPFVVRKEKKGHGLGRQVEGLLKPGEKVVVLEDVVTTANSSLKAVKACREEGLEVLGVFAIVDREEGGKENVNREGLELYSLFKLSELL, encoded by the coding sequence ATGCTTAAGGACAGGCTAAAAAGTCTGATACTTATAAGATCCCTCAAGATAGCCGATGAGCCTATCTTTAAGCTGTCCTCGGGAAAGCAGAGCAGGTATTATGTAGATCTAAAACAGATAACTCTTGATCCCGAAGGCGCATATCTTGTGGGCAAGCTAATGTACGAAGCTATAAAGCCATTAAGCCCTGATGGTGCTGGAGGAATGACGCTCGGTGCGGATCCCATAGCTTACTCCGTAGCCTTCGTTTCTTACATGGACGGTAATCCCATCAAACCCTTTGTGGTCAGAAAGGAGAAGAAAGGTCACGGACTTGGAAGGCAGGTGGAGGGGCTGTTAAAACCTGGAGAAAAGGTGGTAGTTCTTGAAGATGTGGTAACTACCGCAAACTCATCTTTAAAGGCTGTAAAAGCCTGTAGGGAGGAGGGACTTGAAGTACTTGGAGTTTTTGCTATCGTGGACAGAGAGGAAGGAGGGAAAGAGAACGTAAACAGGGAAGGACTGGAGCTTTATTCCCTCTTTAAACTCTCAGAACTTTTGTGA
- a CDS encoding ZIP family metal transporter, producing the protein MWLNSILLLFGTSIGSLLALTFKKTPLSINLNLSFAGGVMVVASFTSLIIPGIQKGGFWQTSLGILIGFFLIGLIEYLFPHEHILKGSEGVIKSEKIKKLFLIVAGVVIHNIPEGFGVGVSSAYSIEKGSATALAIAIQDIPEGLIVTLALMVANRGVVTPLAAGIFSGIIEAFFSLLGFYTFEAFRGFLALGLGIGGGAMIYVTVKEVFPEVYSEGSHTLSTVGFLIGFLLMLFLDTTI; encoded by the coding sequence GTGTGGTTAAATTCCATCCTTTTGCTTTTTGGTACTTCCATAGGCAGTTTATTGGCTCTTACTTTTAAGAAAACACCGTTAAGCATTAATCTAAATCTCTCCTTTGCAGGCGGTGTTATGGTAGTAGCAAGTTTTACAAGTCTTATAATTCCCGGCATACAAAAAGGGGGCTTCTGGCAGACATCCTTAGGTATTCTTATTGGCTTTTTTCTGATAGGACTGATTGAGTATCTGTTTCCCCACGAGCATATACTCAAGGGTTCAGAAGGTGTTATAAAAAGTGAGAAGATCAAGAAACTCTTTCTTATAGTTGCGGGCGTAGTCATACATAACATACCAGAAGGATTTGGAGTAGGTGTGTCTTCTGCATACTCTATTGAAAAAGGTAGCGCAACAGCTTTAGCAATAGCCATTCAGGATATACCTGAAGGTCTCATAGTAACTCTGGCTCTTATGGTAGCAAACAGGGGAGTAGTAACTCCTTTAGCGGCAGGTATTTTCAGTGGGATCATTGAAGCTTTCTTTTCACTTTTAGGTTTTTACACCTTTGAAGCCTTTAGGGGATTTCTCGCTTTGGGTTTAGGGATAGGTGGAGGTGCCATGATATACGTAACTGTAAAGGAGGTATTCCCGGAGGTATATTCGGAAGGCTCTCATACACTATCAACCGTAGGATTTCTTATAGGATTTTTGTTGATGCTCTTTCTTGACACAACTATATAA
- a CDS encoding response regulator transcription factor has translation MKVLLVEDDKLLGESLKAYLEEWGLQVDYVCDPREVPDLLVTSIYDVIIMDLVMPHLPGERLLYEIRQKDRNTPILVLTAKSRLDDKERCFSTGADDYMTKPFEPKELLLRLKALYRRKIRDMIVKIGDVEVDFDKEKVSVCGKPLNLTKKDWMLFKYLVENRGRFVSSEELLNYVWGDKPVGDEVVRAHVKNLRKVLPEGFIISMKGRGYKVEA, from the coding sequence GTGAAGGTCCTTCTGGTGGAGGATGACAAACTGTTGGGGGAGTCACTAAAAGCATATTTGGAAGAATGGGGACTACAGGTAGATTATGTATGTGATCCGAGGGAAGTTCCTGATCTTTTGGTGACATCCATTTACGATGTGATAATCATGGATCTTGTGATGCCCCATTTGCCCGGGGAGAGACTACTTTACGAGATAAGACAAAAGGACAGGAACACACCTATACTGGTGCTTACCGCAAAAAGCAGGCTGGATGATAAAGAAAGGTGCTTTAGCACCGGTGCTGATGACTATATGACGAAACCTTTTGAACCTAAGGAACTTCTCTTAAGACTAAAGGCTTTATACAGAAGGAAGATCCGTGATATGATAGTAAAAATAGGCGACGTGGAGGTGGATTTTGATAAGGAGAAGGTCTCCGTCTGTGGAAAACCCTTAAATCTCACAAAAAAGGACTGGATGCTTTTCAAATATCTTGTGGAAAATAGGGGTAGGTTTGTCTCTTCGGAGGAGCTACTCAACTACGTGTGGGGAGATAAACCCGTAGGGGACGAGGTGGTCAGGGCACACGTAAAAAATTTGAGGAAGGTATTACCCGAAGGCTTCATAATATCCATGAAAGGAAGAGGATACAAGGTTGAGGCTTAG
- a CDS encoding sensor histidine kinase has protein sequence MRLRSLKLLAYFFLTLFISLIVTNTLIFYYLKNLADDILYQQAYTQYIAYIISNGAYKGDQNFTISEEYTDKYLSYVFRNPSSPERFIYVKVKPDYARKFMRDPFKVILMSQFVTVFLVLLVYQLIIEDSLNKIEKQEEWTKSLVASVAHKFGNFLSIQKVNLALLKVRVKDEDILKRLERSLSRVEKDMNLILHVLREERQMKMEWLRVDNIILETLKEFEEELSNKRLFLGLKEVYIYGDESDIRDIFYNIISNGVRYSKSFFHIKVCKANEGVNFVFRNDIGFNERKGLGVGSILLEQIVKRQGGTIRISIKNHYAVLLKLKGR, from the coding sequence TTGAGGCTTAGAAGCCTTAAACTCCTCGCATACTTTTTCCTGACTCTATTCATCTCTTTGATCGTTACAAACACCCTTATATTTTACTATCTGAAGAACTTGGCGGATGACATCCTTTATCAGCAAGCATACACACAGTATATTGCATACATTATCTCAAACGGAGCTTACAAAGGTGATCAAAACTTCACCATAAGCGAGGAATATACGGATAAATACTTAAGCTACGTTTTCAGAAATCCCTCATCTCCGGAAAGGTTCATTTATGTGAAAGTTAAACCCGATTATGCAAGAAAGTTTATGAGGGATCCTTTTAAGGTGATCCTTATGTCTCAATTTGTGACAGTCTTTCTCGTATTGCTCGTGTATCAGCTCATCATTGAGGATTCCCTAAATAAGATAGAAAAACAGGAGGAGTGGACAAAAAGTCTTGTAGCATCCGTCGCTCACAAATTCGGAAACTTCCTCTCGATACAGAAAGTGAATCTGGCTCTTTTGAAAGTGAGGGTGAAAGATGAGGATATACTTAAAAGGCTTGAAAGAAGCCTATCGAGGGTTGAAAAGGATATGAACCTTATACTTCACGTTCTTAGGGAAGAAAGACAGATGAAAATGGAATGGCTCCGGGTTGACAACATAATTCTTGAAACCCTTAAAGAGTTTGAGGAAGAGCTTTCAAATAAAAGACTCTTCCTTGGACTGAAAGAAGTATACATTTACGGAGATGAAAGTGACATACGGGACATATTTTACAACATAATAAGCAACGGTGTTAGGTACTCTAAAAGTTTTTTCCATATAAAGGTGTGTAAGGCTAATGAAGGTGTCAACTTTGTATTCAGAAACGATATAGGCTTCAACGAAAGAAAGGGTCTGGGTGTAGGTAGCATATTACTTGAACAGATAGTCAAAAGGCAGGGAGGTACAATACGCATAAGTATCAAAAACCATTATGCTGTTTTACTAAAACTCAAGGGTAGGTAA
- the coaD gene encoding pantetheine-phosphate adenylyltransferase, producing the protein MIKVVYPGTFDPPHLGHLDIVKRSCEIFDSVVVAIAKNPRRHLLFSMEERMDMFRRMVECLGDKVEVKGFDGLLVDFMAREGIKVIVRGVRLFTDFEYELQIAMNNYKLAKVETVFMMPSQDYIHISSTIVRDIASYCGDLKGLVHIYVEEKLRERFSCR; encoded by the coding sequence ATGATTAAAGTGGTGTATCCCGGAACTTTTGACCCTCCACATCTGGGGCACTTAGATATAGTAAAAAGAAGCTGTGAGATATTTGATAGCGTAGTTGTAGCTATCGCAAAGAATCCAAGAAGACATCTGCTGTTCAGTATGGAAGAGAGGATGGACATGTTCAGAAGGATGGTGGAGTGTTTAGGTGATAAGGTGGAGGTAAAGGGTTTTGATGGGCTTTTGGTTGATTTTATGGCTCGTGAAGGTATAAAAGTGATAGTCAGAGGTGTAAGACTCTTTACAGACTTTGAATATGAGCTTCAAATCGCTATGAATAACTATAAGCTCGCCAAAGTGGAAACGGTTTTTATGATGCCCTCGCAAGACTATATACATATAAGTTCTACCATAGTGAGGGACATAGCTTCTTACTGTGGAGATCTGAAGGGTCTTGTACATATCTATGTGGAAGAAAAGCTCAGAGAGAGGTTTTCCTGCAGGTGA
- a CDS encoding RsmD family RNA methyltransferase gives MEKARRKSEIRPTSSLVKQAVFNILGDIEDTLFIDLFAGTGQMGFMAEERGAKVIFVEKNPKLAKEIEKKTKGKVVISDTLKFLMSFDGTADIVFADPPYNYENYQKLIDLAIKILNKGGFFILEHSKRVKLNSDKSKVYGDTVLSIWRKKDD, from the coding sequence ATGGAAAAAGCAAGAAGAAAAAGTGAAATTAGACCTACTTCTTCTTTAGTCAAACAGGCTGTATTTAACATATTAGGAGATATAGAAGATACTTTATTTATAGATCTATTTGCAGGTACAGGACAGATGGGATTTATGGCTGAAGAGAGAGGGGCAAAGGTGATCTTCGTAGAGAAAAATCCAAAACTTGCGAAAGAGATTGAGAAAAAAACTAAAGGAAAAGTAGTAATATCTGATACATTGAAGTTTTTGATGAGCTTTGATGGAACAGCTGATATTGTATTTGCAGATCCACCTTATAACTATGAGAACTATCAAAAACTCATAGATCTTGCTATAAAAATTCTCAATAAAGGTGGATTTTTTATATTAGAGCATAGTAAAAGGGTGAAACTTAACTCGGATAAAAGTAAAGTTTACGGAGATACTGTACTGTCTATATGGAGGAAGAAAGATGATTAA
- the speD gene encoding adenosylmethionine decarboxylase, protein MAKTLGLHILADLYGVNPDLIDKVEDVRHLLESAVKVAGLTKISSHYYQFHPHGATGVVLLAESHISIHTWPEHGLATVDVYTCGDPTKAYKSMDYIVSSLEPTRVDKQVFERGLVGESEDLEFRSTLLKV, encoded by the coding sequence ATGGCAAAGACCCTCGGACTGCATATCTTAGCAGACCTGTACGGTGTTAATCCCGACCTCATTGACAAGGTCGAGGATGTCAGGCACTTACTTGAAAGTGCCGTCAAAGTCGCAGGTCTTACCAAGATCTCATCCCACTACTATCAGTTCCACCCTCATGGAGCCACAGGTGTTGTTTTACTTGCTGAAAGCCACATATCCATCCACACGTGGCCGGAGCATGGGCTTGCCACAGTTGACGTTTATACGTGCGGTGATCCCACAAAGGCGTACAAGTCTATGGATTACATTGTCTCATCGCTTGAACCTACGAGGGTGGACAAACAGGTTTTTGAGAGAGGGCTGGTGGGTGAGTCCGAGGATTTGGAGTTCCGAAGTACCTTGCTTAAAGTTTAA
- a CDS encoding CsgG/HfaB family protein, with amino-acid sequence MKKALLSIGVFTLAVYAEESNTKTTQRQIPVVKCAEPVYSVMVMEFDCKANACQDVNPGTPKLAYLYEVLSGSGGVRGFGKGLSTMLTNALKATNCFKIVDLEQYEKMKKLLEATGQQVKPPKVDYTILGSVTALELERSGGALGGGLIPILGAINVKKDIAKLGVDINVMKPETLEIAFSNSFDATSEKSSWGLFGAGWGGGGAAGGGWSVSKNLSLDMVARDVVVQIANSIAEKLVPDKIVERPAPPKKDNKEQEAQPGN; translated from the coding sequence ATGAAAAAAGCCTTGCTCAGTATTGGTGTTTTCACACTCGCAGTTTATGCTGAGGAAAGCAATACGAAGACAACACAGAGGCAGATCCCCGTAGTCAAGTGTGCAGAACCTGTATACTCCGTTATGGTGATGGAGTTTGATTGTAAGGCAAACGCTTGTCAGGATGTGAATCCGGGAACGCCAAAATTAGCTTATCTTTATGAGGTTCTATCAGGAAGCGGTGGAGTGAGAGGTTTTGGTAAAGGGCTCTCTACCATGCTCACAAACGCACTTAAGGCTACTAACTGTTTTAAGATAGTGGATTTGGAACAGTATGAGAAGATGAAGAAACTTCTTGAAGCTACGGGTCAACAGGTAAAGCCTCCAAAGGTGGATTATACTATACTTGGTTCCGTAACAGCCCTTGAGCTTGAAAGGAGCGGTGGAGCGCTCGGAGGTGGACTAATACCCATTTTGGGAGCTATAAATGTAAAGAAAGACATAGCAAAATTAGGTGTTGATATAAACGTTATGAAACCTGAAACACTTGAAATAGCTTTCTCCAATTCCTTTGATGCAACTTCGGAAAAGTCCTCATGGGGACTGTTTGGTGCAGGATGGGGAGGAGGTGGTGCGGCAGGCGGTGGATGGAGCGTTAGTAAAAATCTATCTTTGGATATGGTTGCGAGGGATGTAGTGGTACAAATAGCCAATTCCATAGCGGAAAAACTCGTACCAGACAAAATAGTAGAAAGACCCGCCCCTCCTAAAAAAGACAACAAGGAACAAGAGGCACAACCGGGTAACTAA
- the mgtA gene encoding magnesium-translocating P-type ATPase → MKKIRTEILEKLIDFSKKSPMEVLDALGSSTDGLSSEEAKRRLEVFGTNEVVHEKPQPWYMELARAFINPFIGILVFLGIVSYITDVVFAPPDERDWSTIIIISIMVCVSGILRFLQEYNSKIEAQKLKAMVHTTALVKRKDIGSVEVDIKELVPGDVVYLSAGDLVPADLRVLRSKDLFINQAVLTGESEPVEKYAQLKEEKRLSEKLTLLDLENICFMGTSVVSGSGVGVVIATGENTYLGSMAESLVGHRVVTSFERGVNEVSKLLIKFIVIIFPLVFFINGLTKGSWFDALLFALAVAVGITPEMLPMIVTANLAKGAVAMAKRKTIVKKLDSIQNLGAMDILCTDKTGTLTLNKVILVKHMDIHGNEDDRILRHAFLNSYYQTGLRNLLDIAILEYGKEKGMEEGVLERIYRKVDEIPFDFVRRRMSVVLESIVRGGKKRQLITKGAVEEVVSVCRFVEYEGRVIPLTDEIKTEVFQMVEKLNEDGMRVLAVAQKNDVPPEGVFGVKDESDMVLMGFLAFLDPPKETAPYAVQALRSHGIEIKILTGDNHVVTKKICKEVGIKVKDVLLGEQIELMSDEELMKASDSTTIFAKLTPMQKARIIKVLKRKGHVVGFLGDGINDAPAMREADVAISVDNAVDIAKESADIILLEKNLMVLKDGVVEGRKTFANIVKYIAITASSNFGNVFSVLVASAFIPFLPMAPLQLLFLNLTYDLSMTSMPFDRVDREYVENPKKWNAHKIKHFMLWFGPASSIFDIITYLMMFFVVCPVVLGGSYYHLYPPLRNEFTSLFQTGWFVESLWTQTMVVYMLRSRGLPFLGSLPGLALVFLTATALFVGTLVPFTPFGEKLGMKPLPHFYFWIVLFPAILGYLLLAHILKSKFIRRYGELF, encoded by the coding sequence ATGAAGAAAATTCGTACGGAAATCCTTGAAAAGCTTATTGACTTTTCTAAGAAGAGTCCGATGGAAGTACTTGATGCCTTAGGAAGTTCAACAGATGGACTATCATCTGAGGAAGCCAAAAGAAGGCTTGAGGTTTTTGGTACTAACGAAGTAGTCCACGAAAAGCCTCAACCATGGTACATGGAGTTGGCAAGAGCATTTATAAATCCCTTTATAGGTATTCTTGTATTTCTTGGGATCGTTTCTTATATCACGGATGTAGTTTTCGCACCCCCGGACGAGAGGGACTGGAGCACCATAATCATCATAAGCATAATGGTCTGCGTGAGCGGTATTCTCCGTTTTCTGCAGGAGTATAACTCTAAAATTGAGGCTCAAAAGCTAAAAGCTATGGTTCACACCACCGCACTCGTCAAAAGGAAAGATATAGGTAGTGTTGAGGTTGATATAAAGGAGTTAGTTCCGGGAGATGTGGTGTATCTTTCAGCAGGCGATCTCGTGCCTGCAGACCTGAGAGTTCTTCGTTCAAAGGATCTCTTTATAAATCAGGCGGTTCTTACTGGAGAATCTGAACCTGTTGAAAAGTATGCCCAACTTAAAGAAGAAAAAAGACTTTCGGAGAAGCTCACTTTACTGGATCTTGAAAATATATGTTTTATGGGGACAAGCGTTGTGAGCGGTTCGGGTGTGGGTGTGGTCATAGCAACAGGAGAAAACACTTATCTGGGTTCTATGGCTGAGAGCCTGGTTGGGCATAGGGTAGTGACGAGCTTTGAAAGAGGTGTAAATGAAGTCAGCAAACTCCTGATAAAGTTTATAGTCATTATATTCCCTTTAGTCTTTTTTATAAACGGTTTGACAAAGGGGAGTTGGTTTGACGCTCTCTTGTTTGCTCTTGCAGTCGCAGTTGGTATAACACCTGAAATGCTTCCTATGATAGTGACCGCTAATCTTGCAAAAGGTGCAGTTGCTATGGCAAAACGCAAAACTATAGTTAAAAAGCTTGACTCCATACAGAATCTTGGAGCAATGGATATACTCTGTACCGATAAAACCGGTACTTTGACTCTCAACAAGGTGATCCTCGTAAAGCATATGGATATACATGGAAACGAGGACGATAGAATACTCAGACATGCCTTTTTAAACAGCTATTACCAGACAGGCTTAAGAAATCTGCTTGATATAGCCATTTTGGAATATGGCAAAGAGAAAGGCATGGAAGAGGGTGTTTTAGAGAGAATATACAGAAAGGTGGACGAGATACCCTTTGATTTTGTGAGAAGGAGAATGTCTGTAGTTTTGGAAAGTATAGTTAGAGGAGGTAAAAAGAGGCAACTAATTACAAAAGGTGCGGTAGAAGAGGTTGTGTCTGTGTGCAGATTTGTTGAGTACGAAGGACGTGTTATCCCGCTTACGGATGAAATAAAGACGGAAGTTTTTCAGATGGTAGAAAAATTAAATGAAGATGGTATGAGGGTACTTGCAGTCGCTCAAAAGAATGACGTCCCACCTGAAGGCGTTTTTGGAGTCAAAGATGAGAGCGATATGGTGCTTATGGGTTTTCTGGCTTTTTTAGACCCACCAAAAGAAACAGCTCCATACGCAGTACAGGCCCTCAGATCGCACGGTATAGAGATCAAAATATTGACAGGTGATAATCATGTGGTGACTAAAAAAATATGCAAAGAAGTGGGTATAAAGGTAAAGGATGTTCTTCTTGGTGAACAGATAGAGCTGATGAGTGATGAAGAGCTTATGAAAGCCTCAGATAGTACCACCATCTTTGCCAAGCTGACACCAATGCAAAAGGCAAGGATAATAAAAGTTCTCAAGAGGAAAGGTCATGTTGTTGGGTTTCTTGGAGACGGTATAAACGATGCTCCCGCTATGAGGGAAGCGGACGTAGCCATATCAGTAGATAATGCTGTTGATATCGCAAAAGAATCTGCGGACATAATCCTTTTGGAAAAGAACCTCATGGTATTGAAAGATGGCGTCGTGGAAGGAAGGAAAACTTTTGCCAACATAGTTAAATATATAGCCATCACCGCAAGCTCAAACTTCGGTAACGTATTTTCAGTACTTGTTGCCAGTGCCTTTATACCCTTTCTACCTATGGCTCCTCTTCAACTTCTCTTTCTCAACTTAACTTACGATCTTTCCATGACATCCATGCCCTTTGATAGGGTGGACAGAGAGTATGTTGAAAATCCGAAAAAATGGAACGCACACAAGATAAAGCATTTCATGTTGTGGTTTGGACCTGCAAGCTCAATTTTTGACATCATCACCTACCTTATGATGTTTTTTGTAGTTTGTCCGGTAGTTTTAGGCGGATCATACTACCATCTTTATCCACCATTAAGGAACGAGTTTACCTCACTTTTCCAGACAGGATGGTTTGTTGAAAGTCTTTGGACACAAACCATGGTGGTGTATATGCTCAGGAGCAGAGGGTTACCCTTCTTAGGCAGTTTGCCAGGATTAGCTTTAGTTTTTCTAACCGCAACCGCTCTATTTGTAGGTACCTTAGTACCCTTCACTCCTTTTGGAGAAAAACTCGGAATGAAACCTTTACCACACTTTTATTTCTGGATAGTACTTTTCCCAGCCATCCTTGGCTACCTTCTGCTTGCTCACATACTAAAAAGTAAGTTTATAAGAAGGTACGGTGAACTATTTTAG
- a CDS encoding glycosyltransferase N-terminal domain-containing protein, which translates to MDKTLWFHTASVGEFNTIKPILRELVNGYRIVLTYFSPRARDYLQKQSVYYHLLERLPLDTPLTVALFERRIRPHILFIVEREFWPSLLLFTRVRKVLLNAYAKGGIYERLMSKRFDLIIARSEMDRERFESYRCRKVITCGNLKFLFEKREAKELNIEKGDFRFFVAGSTHRGEDEILLRAFRKLKSYFPKIKLLIAPRHISRAKEIQQMASGLRCSLRSYQGKDWDILIIDTLGELFDMYALADVAFVGGTLLPVGGHNLLEPAYHGKPVLFGPFTEKVRDMAEYLLQKGAGFLVRNENDIFIVVKELLTGKRRFNKTNINEESERIRSCYLDSIRNVL; encoded by the coding sequence ATGGATAAAACCCTCTGGTTTCATACAGCCAGCGTAGGAGAGTTCAACACGATAAAACCTATTCTGAGGGAGCTGGTAAATGGCTATCGCATAGTTCTGACTTACTTCTCACCCAGAGCCAGAGATTATCTTCAAAAACAATCGGTTTACTACCACCTTTTGGAAAGATTGCCTTTGGACACGCCTCTTACGGTAGCACTTTTTGAAAGACGCATAAGACCACACATACTCTTCATAGTGGAAAGGGAATTTTGGCCTTCCTTGCTTTTATTTACCAGAGTCAGAAAGGTTCTGCTAAACGCTTACGCAAAGGGAGGTATCTATGAAAGGTTGATGAGCAAAAGGTTTGATTTGATAATTGCCAGAAGTGAAATGGATAGAGAGAGGTTTGAGTCTTACAGATGTAGGAAGGTTATAACTTGCGGTAATTTAAAATTCCTTTTTGAAAAGAGGGAAGCAAAGGAGTTAAACATAGAAAAGGGGGACTTTAGGTTTTTTGTTGCAGGAAGTACCCATAGAGGTGAGGATGAGATCCTACTCAGAGCTTTCAGAAAACTGAAAAGTTACTTTCCAAAGATAAAGCTTTTGATAGCTCCACGCCATATATCAAGAGCAAAGGAGATCCAGCAAATGGCAAGTGGCTTGAGGTGTTCGTTGAGAAGTTATCAAGGAAAGGATTGGGATATCCTAATTATTGATACACTCGGAGAACTCTTTGACATGTATGCCCTTGCTGATGTAGCTTTTGTTGGGGGAACCTTACTACCAGTGGGAGGACATAACCTCTTGGAACCAGCATATCACGGCAAACCCGTACTTTTTGGACCTTTTACCGAAAAGGTTAGAGACATGGCAGAATACCTCCTTCAGAAAGGTGCAGGCTTTCTGGTTAGGAATGAGAATGATATTTTCATAGTTGTAAAAGAGCTTCTCACCGGAAAAAGAAGATTTAATAAGACGAATATAAATGAGGAATCAGAAAGGATAAGGTCTTGCTACCTTGATAGCATAAGAAACGTGCTATAA